A window of Argopecten irradians isolate NY chromosome 1, Ai_NY, whole genome shotgun sequence contains these coding sequences:
- the LOC138320518 gene encoding uncharacterized protein, translating into MGSLSRRLSPLSSRWDRFIWMALIFFSGKKYEDICPSYDTNECSTCGQERLQVVDINDDGYVSLMEDKCDTAPGMTSRFQRIDHAFLNCPAFIIGDVRVDNQRHTLFATAQQLDLLRQARRWYLDDTFKVRKDPFLQKGDSCKQVPLTFILMSSRRTADYEAVFQKLKECLGGPPAVQGFVMDFESACWTAIRAVFPDTELKGCSFHWAQAVLRKVANLGLRPTYDRRQGVHQFVKQLLALPFLPSAQIEPAFRNLSARANTPELRDLVSYIDSQWIRSRVWSPTNWCVYRQPVRTNNDVEGWHHRLNGKAGRANLPFYMLVPLLLKEATLVTIQQRLVSENALQRHQRVAFRRIQGRVHTMWDQYDHDELTTSQFLKKIGDVYAPRPVVLE; encoded by the exons ATGGGCTCTTTATCCCGTCGACTTAGCCCTCTGAGTAGCCGTTGGGACCG GTTCATTTGGATggcattgatatttttttctggaaaaaaatatgaagaCATATGTCCCTCCTACGACACAAATGAATGTTCCACATGTGGTCAGGAGAGACTGCAG GTTGTTGACATAAATGATGATGGGTATGTTAGTTTAATGGAAGATAAATGTGACACCGCACCCGGGATGACCTCAAGGTTCCAGAGG ATCGATCACGCCTTCCTCAACTGTCCAGCCTTCATCATTGGTGACGTCAGAGTTGATAACCAGCGGCATACCCTCTTCGCCACTGCTCAGCAACTAGATCTTCTTCGCCAAGCTCGACGATGGTATCTGGACGATACATTCAAG GTCCGGAAAGATCCATTCCTTCAGAAGGGAGATTCCTGCAAGCAGGTACCACTGACCTTTATACTGATGTCTAGTCGTAGGACCGCTGATTATGAAGCT GTGTTCCAGAAGCTGAAGGAGTGTCTTGGTGGTCCGCCCGCAGTTCAGGGTTTTGTAATGGACTTTGAGTCGG CCTGTTGGACAGCCATTCGAGCCGTGTTTCCGGATACGGAGCTGAAGGGCTGCTCCTTCCATTGGGCACAGGCCGTTCTCAGGAAGGTTGCCAACTTGGGATTGAGGCCGACGTACGACCGAAGACAag GAGTTCACCAGTTCGTGAAACAGTTGTTAGCTTTGCCCTTTCTTCCGTCTGCCCAGATAGAGCCAGCCTTCCGGAACTTATCAGCCAGGGCCAACACTCCGGAACTGAGGGACTTGGTTAGCTACATCGACAGCCAGTGGATCCGGAGCCGCGTCTGGTCGCCGACGAACTGGTGCGTCTATCGGCAGCCGGTGCGAACCAACAATGATGTAGAAG gcTGGCATCATCGCTTGAACGGCAAAGCTGGACGCGCCAACCTCCCCTTCTACATGCTGGTTCCGCTGCTGCTGAAGGAGGCTACACTGGTGACCATCCAACAGCGTTTGGTGTCAGAGAATGCGCTTCAACGTCATCAGAGAGTCGCCTTCAGACGCATCCAGGGTCGCGTACACACCATGTGGGACCAGTACGACCACGATGAGTTGACCACGTCCCAGTTTTTAAAGAAGATTGGAGATGTCTACGCCCCTCGTCCTGTGGTCCTGGAGTAG